A DNA window from Guyparkeria halophila contains the following coding sequences:
- the ubiE gene encoding bifunctional demethylmenaquinone methyltransferase/2-methoxy-6-polyprenyl-1,4-benzoquinol methylase UbiE, whose translation MTEKTHFGYREVPRDEKSRLVGSVFDSVAARYDLMNDAMSLGIHRLWKRVALEYTGLRRGGQALDLASGTGDLAARMARIVGDTGLVVLSDINASMLSIGREKLDEQGIFNNVEYSLANAEDLPFESNRFDCVTIGFGLRNVTDKARALAEMARVVKPGGRVVILEFSKPTSPLVERVYDAYSFSALPVMGKLLANDADSYRYLAESIRMHPDQETLERMMLDNGFDHVDVHNLTFGVVAIHVGFTF comes from the coding sequence ATGACCGAGAAGACGCACTTTGGCTACCGGGAAGTCCCGCGCGACGAGAAGTCCCGGCTGGTGGGTTCGGTCTTCGATTCCGTGGCCGCGCGCTACGACCTGATGAACGATGCGATGTCGCTGGGCATTCATCGGCTGTGGAAGCGCGTGGCGCTGGAGTACACCGGCCTCAGGCGCGGCGGCCAGGCCCTGGACCTGGCCTCGGGCACCGGCGATCTGGCCGCCCGCATGGCGCGCATCGTGGGTGACACGGGACTGGTCGTCCTGTCCGATATCAACGCCAGCATGCTGTCCATCGGCCGGGAGAAGCTCGACGAGCAAGGCATCTTCAACAATGTCGAATACAGCCTGGCCAACGCCGAGGACCTGCCGTTCGAAAGCAATCGTTTCGACTGCGTGACCATCGGCTTCGGCCTGCGCAACGTCACCGACAAGGCCCGCGCGCTGGCCGAAATGGCCCGGGTGGTCAAGCCCGGCGGTCGCGTCGTGATCCTGGAGTTCTCCAAGCCGACCAGCCCGCTGGTCGAACGGGTCTACGACGCCTACTCCTTCTCCGCCCTGCCGGTGATGGGCAAGCTGCTGGCCAATGACGCCGACAGCTATCGCTACCTGGCCGAGTCGATCCGCATGCACCCCGACCAGGAGACGCTCGAGCGCATGATGCTCGACAACGGTTTCGATCACGTCGACGTGCACAACCTCACCTTCGGCGTGGTTGCCATCCACGTGGGCTTCACGTTTTGA
- the mltF gene encoding membrane-bound lytic murein transglycosylase MltF, which yields MPPRQRGIGRWLIPLIGVGALFAAPLGWWIQTWTPADRPARLAAIDVAESFKRNPQLEQVRDRGVLRVATLIEPTLYIPDSYRPQGLEYDLTGRFAERLGVDVEYVVVPTIEAAYEAVADNRVDLAAAGLAIDPARMQRFRFGPPYLTVSRKLIHATDQPSPTGLDDIDGASIALPTGSASRFWLERVIAQDNTIRLDVVEEQDKLAILEGIRHGDIDYALALSHIALLAHKLSDEVAIGPIVGPPVALAWVFSRHADESLLRVARRFFAEARSDRQLKMLVDRHYAQFERLDESLSRRFLQDLDTHARPYLPTFRRAGKRYEIDWRLLASVGYQESKWQPDAVSHQGAYGLMQIVLPTARDLGLTNPANPTANIMAGAKYIAQLRDLVPEQATEPDRTYLALAAYNVGIGHLRDALELTSRQGGDPTQWADVRERLPQLSDPAIYREMRYGYAHGNETVNYVENIRAFHDLMIWVATRKDLLADRQPPQPLPGMAMKTGSP from the coding sequence ATGCCCCCGCGGCAACGCGGGATCGGCCGCTGGCTGATCCCGCTGATTGGCGTGGGCGCCCTGTTCGCCGCCCCGCTTGGCTGGTGGATCCAGACCTGGACGCCCGCCGACCGACCGGCCCGACTGGCCGCCATCGATGTCGCCGAAAGCTTCAAGCGCAACCCGCAGCTCGAGCAGGTGCGTGACCGCGGTGTGCTTCGGGTCGCCACCCTGATCGAACCCACCCTCTACATCCCGGACAGCTACCGCCCCCAGGGGCTCGAATACGACCTGACCGGACGATTCGCCGAACGCCTCGGGGTGGACGTGGAATACGTGGTGGTACCGACCATCGAAGCGGCCTACGAGGCCGTCGCCGACAATCGGGTCGATCTCGCCGCGGCCGGGCTGGCCATCGATCCGGCGCGCATGCAGCGCTTTCGTTTCGGACCGCCCTACCTCACGGTCAGCCGCAAGCTCATTCATGCCACCGACCAGCCGTCTCCCACCGGGCTTGATGACATCGACGGGGCCAGCATCGCCCTGCCAACCGGCTCGGCGAGCCGGTTCTGGCTCGAGCGGGTCATCGCCCAGGACAACACCATTCGCCTCGACGTGGTGGAGGAGCAGGACAAGCTCGCGATTCTCGAGGGGATTCGTCACGGCGACATCGACTACGCATTGGCGCTCTCGCATATCGCCCTGCTGGCTCACAAGCTTTCCGACGAGGTGGCGATCGGGCCGATCGTCGGCCCGCCGGTGGCCTTGGCCTGGGTGTTCTCGCGCCACGCGGACGAGTCACTACTCCGGGTGGCACGACGGTTCTTCGCCGAAGCCCGCAGCGACCGGCAGCTCAAGATGCTGGTCGATCGCCACTACGCCCAGTTCGAACGACTCGACGAGTCACTCTCGCGACGCTTCCTGCAGGATCTAGACACGCATGCCCGCCCCTATCTGCCCACGTTTCGCCGGGCCGGCAAGCGCTACGAAATCGATTGGCGCCTGCTCGCCTCGGTAGGCTACCAGGAATCCAAGTGGCAACCGGACGCGGTGTCACACCAGGGCGCCTATGGGCTGATGCAAATCGTCCTGCCCACGGCACGGGATCTCGGCCTGACCAATCCCGCCAACCCGACGGCGAACATCATGGCGGGTGCCAAGTACATCGCCCAGCTGCGTGACCTCGTCCCCGAACAGGCCACCGAACCCGATCGCACCTACCTGGCGCTGGCCGCCTACAACGTCGGCATCGGCCATCTGCGCGACGCGCTCGAATTGACGAGCCGACAAGGCGGCGATCCCACCCAATGGGCGGACGTGCGCGAACGCCTGCCCCAGCTCTCCGATCCCGCGATCTACCGAGAGATGCGATATGGCTACGCCCACGGCAACGAGACCGTCAATTACGTCGAAAACATTCGTGCCTTCCACGACCTGATGATCTGGGTGGCCACCCGCAAGGACCTCCTCGCCGACCGACAACCACCCCAACCGCTGCCAGGCATGGCGATGAAAACCGGCTCACCATGA
- the pyrF gene encoding orotidine-5'-phosphate decarboxylase, whose amino-acid sequence MARHRPQPRIYVALDAAHEGRVRGLLGALDPSLCGIKIGKEAFTALGPKAIEWARQRGFPVFLDLKFHDIPNTVAQACRAAADLDVALVNVHASGGRRMLEAAREAIGGAEDAPALIAVTVLTSMEDADLAEVGVSDGAEAQVERLARLTAAAGLDGVVCSAREASAMRALFPGEGGLVVTPGVRPAGSARDDQRRVVTPSEALANGATSLVIGRPITAAGDPGRALEAIVAEL is encoded by the coding sequence GTGGCTCGCCATCGTCCCCAGCCACGTATCTACGTGGCCCTGGATGCCGCGCACGAAGGGCGTGTGCGGGGGCTGCTCGGCGCGCTCGACCCGTCGCTCTGTGGGATCAAGATCGGCAAGGAAGCCTTCACGGCCCTTGGGCCGAAGGCAATCGAATGGGCCCGGCAACGCGGCTTTCCGGTGTTCCTTGATCTGAAGTTTCACGACATCCCCAACACGGTGGCCCAGGCCTGCCGGGCCGCGGCCGATCTGGACGTCGCCTTGGTGAACGTCCATGCCAGCGGTGGCCGGCGGATGCTCGAGGCGGCCCGCGAGGCAATCGGGGGCGCCGAGGACGCGCCGGCCCTGATCGCCGTGACGGTACTCACCTCGATGGAGGATGCCGATCTGGCCGAGGTGGGCGTGAGCGACGGGGCCGAGGCTCAGGTGGAGCGTCTTGCTCGACTGACCGCGGCGGCCGGTCTCGACGGGGTGGTGTGTTCGGCACGCGAAGCGTCGGCCATGCGGGCGCTCTTCCCCGGTGAGGGTGGCTTGGTGGTCACCCCCGGGGTGCGCCCCGCGGGCAGTGCCCGTGACGACCAACGCCGGGTGGTCACGCCCAGCGAGGCGCTGGCGAACGGGGCGACCAGTCTGGTGATCGGCCGACCGATTACGGCGGCGGGTGACCCGGGCAGGGCGCTGGAGGCGATTGTCGCCGAGCTTTGA
- a CDS encoding integration host factor subunit beta produces MTKSELIERLADRQQYLPMRDIETSVRLMLDEMMDALSGGDRIEIRGFGSFSLNYRRPRLGRNPKTGETVSLGAKYVPHFKPGKELRERVNAAVKQED; encoded by the coding sequence ATGACCAAGTCGGAGCTGATCGAACGGCTGGCCGATCGCCAGCAGTATCTGCCCATGCGCGATATCGAGACCTCGGTACGTCTGATGCTCGACGAGATGATGGATGCGTTGAGTGGTGGCGACCGGATCGAGATTCGTGGTTTTGGCAGCTTCTCGCTCAACTATCGTCGCCCACGCCTGGGTCGTAATCCCAAGACCGGCGAGACCGTGTCGCTGGGGGCGAAGTACGTGCCGCACTTCAAGCCCGGCAAGGAATTGCGCGAGCGGGTCAATGCGGCCGTGAAACAGGAGGACTGA
- the rpsA gene encoding 30S ribosomal protein S1, which yields MSESFAQLFEESLQNAVMQAGSIVYGKVVDINDDYVTVDAGLKSEGIIPTDQFRDENGELNISVGEEVEVALDAVEDGFGETRLSREKALRARAWKKLEKAFDDDEIVTGRISGKVKGGFTVELGDVRAFLPGSLVDVRPIRDTTYLEGKDIEFKIIKLDQRRNNVVVSRRAVVEEEYSAEREALLEQLQEGMVLRGIVKNLTDYGAFLDLGGIDGLLHITDMAWKRVKHPSEMVNIGDEIDVKVLKFDRERNRVSLGLKQLGEDPWSDISRRYPTSTRLFGKVTNITDYGCFVEIEDGVEGLVHVSEMDWTNKNVNPGKLVNVGDEVEVMILDIDEDRRRISLGMKQCQPNPWDAFAASHTKGDKVSGQIKSITDFGIFIGLEGGIDGLVHLSDLSWSEPGEDAVRQFKKGEELEAVVIAIDPERERISLGLKQLEDDPLSNWAADNPKGSIVKGTLREVDARGGVVELAEGIEGYIRASDIARERIDDARTVLKEGEEVEAKFMGIDRKNRMISLSIRAKDHAEEAEAMDELSKAPSTSSPTLGDLLKEQLGRSE from the coding sequence ATGTCTGAAAGTTTTGCCCAGCTTTTTGAAGAAAGCCTCCAGAACGCCGTCATGCAGGCGGGCTCGATCGTCTACGGCAAGGTCGTGGACATCAACGATGACTACGTCACCGTCGACGCCGGCCTGAAGTCGGAAGGTATCATCCCCACCGACCAGTTCCGTGACGAGAACGGTGAGCTGAACATCAGCGTCGGTGAAGAGGTCGAAGTCGCCCTTGATGCCGTCGAAGACGGTTTCGGCGAGACGCGCCTGTCGCGTGAAAAGGCCTTGCGTGCCCGTGCGTGGAAGAAGCTGGAGAAGGCTTTCGACGACGACGAGATCGTCACCGGCCGCATTTCCGGGAAGGTCAAGGGTGGTTTCACCGTCGAGCTCGGCGACGTCCGTGCGTTCCTGCCGGGTTCGCTGGTCGACGTGCGCCCGATCCGGGACACCACCTACCTCGAAGGCAAGGACATCGAGTTCAAGATCATCAAGCTCGATCAGCGCCGCAACAACGTGGTCGTTTCGCGCCGCGCGGTTGTCGAGGAAGAGTACAGCGCCGAGCGCGAGGCTCTGCTCGAGCAGCTGCAGGAAGGCATGGTCCTCCGCGGTATCGTCAAGAACCTCACCGACTACGGTGCGTTCCTGGACCTCGGCGGCATCGATGGCCTGCTGCACATCACCGACATGGCGTGGAAGCGCGTCAAGCATCCGTCCGAGATGGTCAACATCGGTGACGAGATCGACGTCAAGGTGCTCAAATTCGACCGCGAGCGCAACCGTGTTTCGCTCGGCCTCAAGCAGCTGGGCGAGGATCCGTGGAGCGACATCTCCCGTCGCTACCCGACCTCCACCCGCCTGTTCGGCAAGGTCACCAACATCACCGATTACGGCTGCTTCGTCGAGATCGAGGATGGCGTCGAAGGTCTGGTACACGTCTCCGAGATGGACTGGACCAACAAGAACGTCAACCCGGGCAAGCTGGTCAACGTCGGCGACGAGGTCGAGGTGATGATCCTGGACATCGACGAGGACCGCCGCCGGATCTCGCTGGGCATGAAGCAGTGCCAGCCGAACCCGTGGGACGCCTTCGCGGCATCGCACACCAAGGGCGACAAGGTTTCCGGCCAGATCAAGTCGATCACCGATTTCGGTATCTTCATCGGTCTCGAAGGCGGCATCGATGGCTTGGTCCACCTGTCCGACCTGTCCTGGAGCGAGCCGGGCGAAGACGCCGTGCGCCAGTTCAAGAAGGGCGAGGAGCTCGAGGCGGTCGTCATCGCCATCGACCCGGAGCGCGAGCGCATCTCGCTGGGCCTCAAGCAGCTCGAGGACGATCCGTTGTCCAACTGGGCGGCCGACAACCCGAAGGGCAGCATCGTTAAGGGCACGCTGCGTGAAGTCGACGCCCGCGGCGGCGTGGTCGAGCTGGCCGAAGGCATCGAAGGCTACATCCGCGCCTCCGACATCGCTCGCGAGCGTATCGACGATGCCCGCACCGTCCTGAAGGAAGGTGAGGAAGTCGAGGCCAAGTTCATGGGTATCGATCGCAAGAACCGCATGATCAGCCTGTCGATCCGCGCCAAGGATCACGCCGAGGAAGCCGAGGCGATGGACGAGCTGAGCAAGGCGCCGAGCACCTCGTCGCCGACCCTGGGCGATCTGCTCAAGGAACAGCTCGGCCGCTCCGAGTAA
- the cmk gene encoding (d)CMP kinase, with the protein MVPVITIDGPSGSGKGTIARRLAARLGFGMLDSGALYRLTALASQNAGLAPQAPEIVDIARHLACRFDEEGNVFLNDENVSRELRTETTGAIASQIAARPEVREALLQRQRDFARAPGLVADGRDMGTVVFPEAPAKIFLDASAEVRADRRYKQLIENGFDASFTALVEEIRQRDERDRNRSVAPLRPAEDALVVDSSDLSIDEVEATLWRYIQDRLTDRDE; encoded by the coding sequence ATGGTCCCTGTCATCACCATCGACGGCCCCAGTGGCTCGGGTAAGGGCACGATCGCCCGACGGCTTGCCGCCCGGTTGGGCTTCGGCATGCTCGACTCCGGAGCGCTCTACCGGTTGACCGCACTGGCCAGCCAGAACGCGGGCCTTGCCCCGCAGGCGCCCGAAATCGTCGATATCGCGCGCCACCTGGCTTGCCGTTTCGACGAAGAGGGCAACGTGTTCCTCAATGACGAGAATGTCAGCCGGGAGCTGCGCACCGAAACCACCGGGGCGATCGCCTCGCAGATTGCCGCCCGACCCGAGGTGCGCGAGGCGTTGCTGCAGCGGCAGCGTGATTTCGCCAGGGCCCCGGGGCTGGTCGCCGACGGCCGTGACATGGGCACGGTGGTCTTCCCGGAGGCGCCGGCGAAGATTTTTCTCGACGCGAGCGCGGAGGTGCGCGCCGACCGGCGTTATAAGCAGTTGATCGAGAATGGATTCGATGCTAGTTTTACCGCCCTCGTCGAGGAGATTCGTCAGCGGGATGAGCGGGATCGCAATCGTTCGGTCGCGCCGCTCAGGCCGGCGGAAGATGCGTTAGTCGTTGATTCCAGCGATCTTTCCATCGACGAGGTGGAGGCCACGCTGTGGCGCTACATCCAGGATCGGCTCACCGATCGGGACGAGTAG
- the aroA gene encoding 3-phosphoshikimate 1-carboxyvinyltransferase translates to MTAVHDSASLIYRSTASQALEGEARVPGDKSISHRSIMFGSLASGTTEISGFLEGEDSLNTLRCFRAMGVSITDPEAGRVTIEGVGLHGLKQPEKPLYVGNSGTSMRLMSGILAGQAFDSVLEGDASLSRRPMKRVIDPLVAMGARIDAGPEGRSPLKIHGGQSLKAIDYAMPMASAQVKSCVLLAGLYAEGCTCVTEPAPTRDHTERMLSGLGVGVARDGARVCIEQADPTTRRLEGRRLEVPADISSAAFFLVAASIVPDSEILLTHVGLNPTRTGVIDILKAMGADIRIENRREVGGEPVADLRVKSAPLHGIAIDEALVPLAIDEFPVLFVAAACATGRTVLTGAEELRVKESDRIAVMADGLAKLGIDATPTADGMIIEGRGEPTPFGSATIYAQGDHRIAMAFAVAGLKARGEVTIHDCQFVETSFPGFAELFNRLGGCLELSRH, encoded by the coding sequence ATGACCGCAGTTCATGATTCCGCTTCCCTGATCTATCGCAGTACCGCCTCTCAAGCGCTCGAGGGCGAGGCGCGGGTGCCGGGAGACAAGTCGATCTCGCATCGTTCGATCATGTTTGGCTCGCTGGCGAGCGGAACCACCGAGATCAGTGGTTTCCTCGAGGGCGAGGACAGCCTCAATACCCTGCGCTGTTTCCGGGCCATGGGGGTGTCGATCACCGACCCCGAGGCCGGGCGGGTAACCATCGAGGGCGTGGGCCTGCATGGCTTGAAACAGCCGGAAAAGCCGCTCTACGTCGGCAACTCGGGCACTTCGATGCGGCTGATGTCCGGCATCCTTGCCGGGCAAGCCTTCGACTCGGTGCTCGAGGGCGATGCCTCGCTGTCGCGCCGGCCCATGAAGCGGGTCATCGACCCCCTTGTCGCGATGGGTGCGCGCATCGACGCCGGCCCCGAGGGCCGCTCGCCGCTGAAAATCCATGGCGGTCAGTCGCTCAAGGCGATCGACTACGCGATGCCCATGGCCAGTGCGCAGGTGAAATCCTGCGTACTGCTCGCCGGCCTGTACGCCGAGGGCTGCACCTGTGTGACCGAACCGGCCCCGACGCGCGATCACACCGAGCGGATGCTCTCCGGCCTGGGCGTGGGCGTTGCGCGTGACGGCGCTCGGGTCTGCATCGAGCAGGCCGACCCCACGACACGTCGGCTGGAAGGGCGTCGCCTGGAGGTCCCGGCGGATATCTCCTCGGCGGCATTCTTTCTGGTGGCGGCAAGCATCGTCCCCGACTCGGAGATCCTGCTCACCCATGTGGGACTGAACCCGACCCGTACCGGGGTGATCGACATCCTCAAGGCGATGGGGGCCGATATCCGCATCGAGAACCGTCGCGAGGTAGGTGGCGAACCGGTCGCGGATCTGCGCGTCAAGAGTGCGCCGCTCCACGGCATCGCGATCGACGAGGCGCTGGTGCCGTTGGCGATCGACGAGTTCCCGGTCCTTTTCGTCGCCGCGGCCTGTGCGACCGGACGCACCGTGCTGACCGGGGCCGAGGAACTGCGGGTCAAGGAATCCGATCGGATCGCGGTCATGGCCGACGGCCTGGCCAAGCTCGGTATCGATGCGACCCCGACGGCCGACGGCATGATCATCGAGGGTCGCGGCGAGCCGACGCCGTTCGGCTCGGCGACGATTTATGCGCAGGGCGACCACCGGATCGCGATGGCATTTGCCGTTGCCGGGCTCAAGGCCCGTGGCGAGGTGACCATCCACGACTGTCAGTTCGTCGAGACGTCGTTCCCGGGGTTTGCCGAGTTGTTCAACCGGCTGGGCGGTTGCCTTGAGCTGTCGCGCCACTGA
- a CDS encoding prephenate dehydrogenase has product MFRRLALIGTGLIGGSLALALRERGEVGEVVGYSRRLDTRLAAERLGLIDRPADSIAEAVAGADLVFVATPVKAMDAVLGELAACLPGDALVTDGGSVKGAVVERARAHLSAGQLARFVPGHPIAGRERSGPEAATADLYRGHRVILTPIEENRAEDVARIEAMWQATGARIERLEVAHHDHVLAATSHLPHAAAYAMVSALARLAERYEVFRYAAGGFRDFTRIASSDPVMWRDICLDNRDEILVMLDHYRAELDCLRDMLESADGEKIEHYFHEAKAVRDALYPVAQANGANPVSEADETGR; this is encoded by the coding sequence ATGTTCCGACGCCTGGCGTTGATCGGCACCGGCCTGATTGGCGGTTCGCTGGCCCTAGCCCTGCGCGAGCGCGGTGAGGTGGGCGAGGTGGTCGGTTACTCGCGTCGACTCGACACCCGGCTGGCCGCCGAGCGGCTCGGCCTGATCGACCGACCGGCCGATTCGATTGCCGAGGCGGTCGCGGGGGCGGACCTGGTCTTCGTGGCCACGCCGGTGAAGGCGATGGATGCGGTGCTCGGCGAGCTGGCTGCGTGCCTGCCGGGCGACGCGTTGGTTACCGACGGTGGCAGCGTCAAGGGGGCCGTGGTCGAGCGGGCGCGGGCGCATCTGTCGGCCGGGCAACTGGCCCGATTCGTCCCGGGGCACCCGATTGCCGGGCGCGAGCGCAGTGGCCCGGAGGCCGCCACCGCCGATCTCTACCGCGGTCATCGCGTGATCCTCACGCCGATCGAGGAGAACCGCGCCGAGGACGTCGCCCGCATCGAGGCGATGTGGCAGGCGACCGGGGCCCGCATCGAACGGCTCGAGGTGGCCCACCACGATCACGTGCTCGCGGCCACCTCCCACTTGCCGCACGCGGCGGCCTACGCGATGGTCTCGGCACTCGCCCGGCTGGCCGAGCGTTACGAGGTGTTTCGTTACGCCGCGGGTGGCTTTCGTGACTTCACGCGTATTGCCAGCTCCGATCCGGTCATGTGGCGGGATATCTGCCTCGATAACCGCGACGAGATCCTGGTGATGCTCGATCATTATCGCGCCGAGCTCGACTGCCTGCGGGACATGTTGGAATCCGCCGACGGCGAGAAGATCGAGCATTATTTCCATGAGGCGAAGGCCGTGCGCGATGCCCTGTATCCCGTGGCCCAAGCTAACGGGGCCAACCCTGTAAGCGAGGCGGACGAGACCGGCCGCTGA
- the hisC gene encoding histidinol-phosphate transaminase — translation MGVNETELSFGRVRDCVAAIRPYVPGKPAEEVAREYGIEEVLKLASNENPLGPSPRAVEAIQAGLADLHVYPDGSGFHLKRAISSHFGVHAEQVTLGNGSNDVLELVARAYLEPGVNAVFSQHAFAVYALATQAAGAEAKVVPARPADDPEMPFGADLEAMAAAVDECTRVLFLANPNNPTGTWVEAAELRALLDAVPPHVVVVLDEAYTEYVDDPAFPNGIELLAHYPNLVVTRTFSKIFGLAALRVGFAVSDPAIASLLDRVRHPFNVNALALRAAEAALDDDKFIAESRTVNRAGLVQWQQAAEAKGWSTVPSRANFITVLTPFAAGRVFETLLREGVIVRPLGGMEACGGLSQALRITIGTAEQNARVIEALERVLARLGDEDASA, via the coding sequence ATGGGCGTGAACGAGACCGAGCTGTCGTTCGGGCGGGTGCGCGACTGTGTCGCGGCCATCCGGCCTTACGTCCCGGGCAAGCCGGCCGAGGAGGTCGCGCGCGAATACGGTATCGAGGAGGTGCTCAAGCTTGCCTCGAACGAAAACCCGCTCGGTCCGTCGCCGCGCGCCGTCGAGGCGATCCAGGCCGGGCTGGCCGACCTGCACGTCTACCCGGACGGCAGCGGGTTTCATCTCAAGCGGGCGATCAGCAGTCACTTCGGCGTGCATGCTGAACAGGTCACGCTGGGCAACGGCTCGAACGACGTGCTCGAACTGGTGGCACGCGCCTACCTCGAGCCGGGTGTCAACGCGGTGTTCTCTCAGCACGCCTTCGCCGTCTACGCGCTGGCGACCCAGGCCGCCGGCGCCGAGGCCAAGGTGGTCCCGGCACGCCCGGCTGATGACCCCGAGATGCCCTTCGGTGCGGATCTCGAGGCGATGGCCGCCGCGGTCGACGAGTGCACCCGTGTGCTGTTCCTCGCCAACCCCAATAATCCGACCGGGACCTGGGTCGAGGCCGCCGAACTGCGCGCGCTGCTGGATGCCGTGCCGCCGCACGTGGTCGTGGTGCTCGACGAGGCGTATACCGAGTACGTCGACGATCCGGCCTTCCCGAACGGCATCGAACTGCTCGCGCACTACCCGAACCTGGTGGTGACGCGCACCTTCTCCAAGATCTTCGGTCTGGCGGCCCTGCGGGTCGGGTTCGCGGTGAGCGATCCGGCCATCGCGAGCCTGCTCGATCGTGTGCGTCATCCGTTCAACGTCAACGCACTCGCCCTGCGCGCCGCCGAGGCTGCCTTGGACGACGACAAGTTCATTGCCGAGAGCCGCACGGTCAACCGGGCCGGACTGGTCCAGTGGCAACAGGCCGCCGAGGCGAAGGGCTGGTCGACCGTGCCCAGCCGGGCCAACTTCATCACGGTGCTCACGCCGTTCGCCGCCGGCCGGGTGTTCGAGACCCTCTTGCGCGAGGGCGTCATCGTCCGGCCACTCGGTGGCATGGAGGCTTGCGGCGGGTTGTCGCAGGCGCTGCGCATCACCATCGGCACGGCCGAGCAGAACGCGCGCGTCATCGAGGCGCTCGAGCGGGTGTTGGCAAGGCTTGGCGACGAGGACGCCTCGGCATGA
- the pheA gene encoding prephenate dehydratase, with protein sequence MGGTNAKSAADAALLESLDGVRVLIDSIDRQILDLLSQRARLAEQVALIKERDPAHQSGQSFYRPEREAQVLSRIRELNPGPLDDDTVAWLFREIMSACLAHERPLAIATLGPSGTFSELAATAAFGHGGRLQFEPGIPEVFRAVAAGSVDYGVVPLENSTEGSVSVTLDSLAGSDLLLCGEVALRIDQQLMAHPDAGNTPRVIVSHAQSLAQCREWLDAHFPGIERMAVSSNSAAAQQASADPEVFAIGPTFAAERHGLVVRASNIQDNVQNTTRFAVLGREPVAPSGNDKTALLLSVTNEPGALTRLLLPLSEAGIDVLRIESRPARDRVWDYVFFIDIAGHRDEPAVAVALEQLRPHCGQLRVLGSYPVPVISQPGGD encoded by the coding sequence ATGGGCGGCACAAACGCCAAGTCCGCGGCTGACGCGGCACTGCTCGAGAGCCTGGACGGGGTGCGGGTGCTGATCGACTCGATCGATCGGCAGATTCTCGACCTGCTCAGCCAGCGTGCGCGCCTGGCCGAGCAGGTCGCGCTCATCAAGGAGCGCGACCCCGCGCATCAATCGGGACAATCGTTCTATCGACCGGAGCGCGAGGCGCAGGTGCTTTCCCGCATCCGTGAGCTCAATCCCGGTCCGCTGGACGATGACACCGTTGCCTGGTTGTTCCGCGAGATCATGTCGGCCTGCCTCGCCCACGAGCGGCCGTTGGCGATCGCCACACTGGGGCCGTCGGGCACCTTCTCCGAGCTGGCCGCGACGGCGGCCTTCGGCCACGGTGGCCGGCTGCAGTTCGAGCCGGGCATCCCCGAGGTCTTCCGGGCGGTCGCCGCGGGCAGCGTCGATTACGGCGTGGTGCCGTTGGAGAATTCCACCGAGGGCAGTGTCTCGGTCACCCTCGACTCGCTCGCCGGCAGCGACCTGCTGCTCTGCGGCGAGGTGGCGCTGCGCATCGACCAGCAGTTGATGGCGCATCCCGATGCCGGCAATACGCCGCGCGTGATCGTCTCGCATGCCCAGTCGTTGGCCCAGTGCCGTGAATGGCTCGACGCCCATTTCCCGGGCATCGAGCGCATGGCCGTGTCCAGCAACAGCGCCGCCGCCCAGCAGGCGTCTGCCGACCCCGAGGTGTTCGCCATCGGCCCGACGTTCGCCGCCGAGCGTCATGGGTTGGTGGTGCGCGCCTCGAACATTCAGGACAACGTCCAGAACACCACCCGTTTCGCGGTGCTCGGCCGCGAGCCGGTCGCCCCCTCGGGCAACGACAAGACGGCCTTGCTGCTGTCGGTGACCAACGAGCCGGGCGCACTGACACGTCTGTTGCTGCCGCTGTCCGAGGCGGGCATCGATGTGCTGCGCATCGAGTCACGTCCCGCCCGGGATCGTGTCTGGGATTACGTGTTCTTTATCGATATCGCCGGCCATCGCGACGAGCCGGCGGTGGCGGTGGCGCTCGAGCAGTTGCGCCCCCATTGCGGTCAACTGCGGGTGCTGGGGTCCTACCCGGTGCCGGTGATAAGCCAGCCGGGAGGCGACTGA